The DNA sequence CGCCCTGATCATCCGACGCCTTCGGGCCAGGGACCGTCCCATGATCACTCGAAGAGAAAGGACACGTCCCGGGGTTCAAAGGGAAACTGATCCCGGGGAACACGAACCAGCCGCGAAGCACCAGGAAGAAGATTGACGCCCTGAAAGGCGGGAAGGTCTTCGATCCGCAGGGTTTCTTCACGTCCTGCTGCCCCGGTGACTATCACGGAGCCCCTGGAAAAGAGTTGGTGCCGGGTTCCTTCGTTTTTCAGGAGAAGCTCCGTCCCTTCTTCGGGGTCTTTTGACAGGCTCACCACCCGGACCTCCGGAGCTGTTCCGGGAGGACGGACGTAGAGAGAGGCCCGGTAACGGAGCATGAACTGCACCCCCGACCCTTCCTGAGCGTCCCTTCCCAACCTCACCGGAAGCTGTTCCGCCACCAGGCGAAAGGCCTGCTCCTGTCCGGGTGCGGCCTCCCCGATCCAGCGAACACGCACCGTCTGGGAGATGCCCGGCCTGAGGATAATTTGCGAAGGAAAGACTTGAAAGAGGTGCGAGGCGTCGTCGTTAAACTCCGTGCCCCTCTGATCGATACGGCGGGTGGAGACTCGCAGTTCGATCGCGGCAGCCTCGCTTCCTGAATTGGTCAGCTCGAAGGAGGTTGCCGGAGTACCTGCGGTGAGATCGATCACCGCCGACATGGGAACCAGTTGAAAGGCCTGGAGCCCGGAAACCATGCATAGGGAGAAAAGGAACACCGAGCACAGGGACAAGCCGTCACGAACGCGCATAATCAGCCTCCAGGAGGATGGGGGCCCTGCCGGGCGTACTATAAAAAACGCCCGGCAGGATACCGCCAGGCGTTTTTTGCTCTTCCGAATCAGGGGCTTGTCAACTATTTGACTCGATGGTGAAGGTCACCGTATCCGTGTACGTGCCTGCCTGAAGGGTTCCGGCGCTGTCGTAGGTGATACCCACGGTTCGGGTCACGTGATTTGCAAAGCCTCCCGTCGAGACCTGGCCACCCTCGGGAAAGGCAGTCCCTCCGTAATACAGGATGTAGTCATGGGTGTGGTCTCCGTTGCTGAAGGCGAAATTGTTGACCGAGGAGACGCTCACTGTGTAGCTCTCGTTACTCACCTCGACAACCTCGGCCACCGTCACGGGGGAACCCTGGGCGATGTTCAGAAGCAGGTTTGTTGCGTTCGCTGTGGGGGTAACCTCAATGTTTACGTAGGGTCCAACCACCCCACTCAGAAAGAGAGACGCGCTGTCTGTTGTCTGTGCCGAGAGTGCTCCGGCTGTAAGGAGAATGGCCCCTGCCAATGCGATGAGTCGTTTCTTCATAGTCTTTTACCTCACTTGTTTTACTTGTTCTGCGGTTTTCCGCAGAATTTTTTACTTTCTTCAATATAGGCCCTTCCTGATAGACCGTCAATATTATCTGAGTAATTCCTGAGTAATTTTCCTCCGAAAAACCTGGATCCTAGATCGCGCGGAGAAACTCCCCCGCTTCACGGGCGATCTCGGGAGGGATTCCGTGGTCGCCGGAAAAGCTCCGCCACTTCAGCGAACACCCGGTTTTCTGAAGAATATCCCGCAGGGCTCGGCCCTCGGACTCAGGCAGAATTCTGTCCTGATCCCCGTGGGACTGAAAGACCGCAGCCCCCTTCGACAATGTTCCCGTATCCGCCCGGGAGAGAAGGTCCTCCCACCAGCTGCGGGCAATAAGAGCCCCCGAAAAGAGAATTGCTCCGGCGGGCATGGGACTATCTCCGCTCATGGCCTGTCGCAAAAGCTCGGCTGCCACCATGGCACCCTGGCTGAAACCCACC is a window from the Alkalispirochaeta americana genome containing:
- a CDS encoding fimbrial biogenesis chaperone, with translation MRVRDGLSLCSVFLFSLCMVSGLQAFQLVPMSAVIDLTAGTPATSFELTNSGSEAAAIELRVSTRRIDQRGTEFNDDASHLFQVFPSQIILRPGISQTVRVRWIGEAAPGQEQAFRLVAEQLPVRLGRDAQEGSGVQFMLRYRASLYVRPPGTAPEVRVVSLSKDPEEGTELLLKNEGTRHQLFSRGSVIVTGAAGREETLRIEDLPAFQGVNLLPGASRLVRVPRDQFPFEPRDVSFLFE
- a CDS encoding alpha/beta hydrolase is translated as MTIQNAAGQSTTGQTVTAGCLLHGFGAGPEDLLPLRSVLGPHLQWIAPRAPVPLEVNGTVWGNAWFPRDTREQQDALTGTYFQSLRDLEPPGLLEAAQVVRTAVDEAGLDWSGLVLVGFSQGAMVAAELLRQAMSGDSPMPAGAILFSGALIARSWWEDLLSRADTGTLSKGAAVFQSHGDQDRILPESEGRALRDILQKTGCSLKWRSFSGDHGIPPEIAREAGEFLRAI